One Paenibacillus sp. FSL H7-0737 DNA segment encodes these proteins:
- the trxA gene encoding thioredoxin, with protein MAIVNVSDQTFSNEVEGQGTVVVDFWAPWCGPCKMIAPILDELSAELGDSVKIAKLNVDENPETASRFGVMSIPTLIFFKDGQPVDKVVGLNSKESLKNIVAKHQ; from the coding sequence ATGGCTATCGTGAACGTGTCTGACCAAACCTTCAGTAACGAAGTGGAAGGTCAAGGTACTGTAGTAGTAGACTTCTGGGCTCCTTGGTGTGGTCCTTGTAAGATGATTGCTCCAATCTTGGACGAATTGTCCGCAGAACTGGGAGACAGCGTGAAGATTGCAAAATTGAATGTGGATGAGAATCCGGAAACGGCTTCCCGTTTTGGCGTGATGAGTATCCCAACCCTGATCTTCTTCAAAGACGGTCAACCGGTAGATAAAGTTGTGGGATTGAACTCCAAAGAATCCCTGAAAAATATCGTAGCTAAACATCAATAA
- a CDS encoding YqzM family protein encodes MDVNAQARDPREHINEEPRNDLGDLMNGFFGMTAFMTVVFFGMVIIKFISE; translated from the coding sequence ATGGATGTCAACGCGCAAGCACGGGACCCACGAGAACATATCAACGAAGAACCCCGCAATGATCTAGGCGATTTAATGAATGGATTTTTCGGAATGACTGCATTTATGACCGTTGTCTTTTTCGGCATGGTTATCATTAAGTTCATTTCGGAGTAA
- the dnaI gene encoding primosomal protein DnaI, with protein sequence MESMGDVLRSINNPTLRQRQRDLEQELFNHPLVKALQSEHPELDDSRLRLHMSRLYQYVEESRHCANCPGLEKCPNDFPGHFSKLTVESVNGSADLYERKTACRLKVAQDNQDSIRKRIRSFYVDERVLNGGYDEIDIMGKDPRRVSAVNKIFDYITSVKEEGLTSRGIYLHGTFGTGKTFLMCYLLHELAVAGYTGVIVYMPDFIEDLKSIMMDGQKMKETVDTLKNCDLLIFDDIGAENLNPWARDHVLGAILNYRMNRKPTFYTSNYPLDGLEKHLSFTSKDGEEIYKGQRLMDRIAPFVDVIPLHGENQRGTIR encoded by the coding sequence ATGGAGTCTATGGGCGATGTGCTTCGTTCGATTAACAATCCAACTCTACGGCAGCGTCAACGCGATCTTGAACAGGAGTTATTCAATCATCCGCTTGTGAAGGCATTACAGTCTGAACATCCTGAGTTAGATGATTCGCGACTGCGGCTTCATATGAGCCGCCTGTATCAATATGTAGAGGAAAGCCGCCACTGTGCGAACTGTCCGGGTCTAGAGAAATGTCCGAATGATTTCCCTGGTCACTTTAGCAAACTTACGGTCGAGAGCGTGAATGGTTCGGCGGACTTATATGAGCGCAAGACGGCATGCCGGCTTAAAGTGGCACAGGATAATCAGGATAGCATCCGCAAACGTATCCGTAGCTTTTATGTGGACGAGCGTGTGCTCAATGGCGGTTATGATGAAATAGATATTATGGGCAAGGATCCACGCCGGGTCTCAGCGGTTAATAAAATATTTGATTATATCACGAGTGTTAAAGAAGAGGGTCTGACCTCGCGCGGGATTTATTTACATGGGACTTTCGGAACAGGCAAAACATTTCTGATGTGTTACTTGCTTCATGAGCTTGCTGTTGCCGGCTATACTGGAGTTATCGTATATATGCCAGATTTTATCGAGGATTTGAAGTCGATCATGATGGACGGCCAGAAGATGAAGGAAACCGTAGATACGTTGAAAAATTGCGATTTACTTATTTTTGATGATATTGGTGCGGAGAACTTGAATCCATGGGCGCGTGATCATGTGCTTGGTGCGATTCTGAATTATCGGATGAACCGTAAGCCAACCTTCTATACCTCAAATTATCCGCTCGATGGTTTGGAGAAACATCTTAGCTTTACGAGCAAGGATGGCGAGGAGATTTATAAAGGTCAACGTTTGATGGATCGTATTGCTCCTTTTGTGGATGTCATTCCACTGCATGGGGAGAATCAACGGGGGACGATTAGATAA
- a CDS encoding DnaD domain protein, which yields MRMSNLHHFTEHHRYCVSREFGLSVIDGRMLSSVYQPMVGAFAISFYRLLVEHVPADSIGYSGVEQQRRLFMTLGVEPNEKGRKYLIDQASRLEAVGLLQTCRIYVPETDDYLYEYELMPPLSPADFFATQHLTLLLRDKIGKFAVLSLREQFWNREPEEWSRRSIGKENISVPFYDIFQLNTHVIDYELEQALAEVATVRQPGMRESGEQAIGYSDIILRFPRESVNRAHVEKLRFDHTQMGVINYVAHKYELSPQDLCRLLDEDGVFSPDGEVILDALQYKASQHFRQDMKRQEKREVAAAKVVSIRSSASEENDDSIAPPEQSVEMEYYVEVPPQFLSKCDIHQYNMMLRNEPYTRLLQTFFPGAVPSHLMDMFEKIDLNYKLSGEVINVLIHYLMTMVASGGEQRMNRNFVEAIASNMLVKQVNTYEKAVKYIRDQSKVKGKGATTNTAAGSRSRSYAKNTGRSAKPEIPIVLDDGSAGTVSEEEFAAMMKKAAEIKANKKKGVSQAP from the coding sequence ATGCGCATGAGTAACTTACATCATTTCACCGAACATCATCGGTACTGCGTTTCCCGCGAATTTGGTCTTAGTGTTATAGATGGACGTATGCTTAGCTCTGTGTATCAGCCTATGGTAGGAGCTTTTGCAATCAGTTTCTATCGCTTGCTGGTTGAACATGTACCAGCAGATAGCATTGGCTATTCTGGAGTGGAGCAACAGCGCAGATTATTTATGACGCTAGGCGTTGAACCAAATGAGAAAGGCCGCAAATATTTAATAGATCAGGCTTCCCGGTTAGAAGCGGTAGGTCTGCTACAGACCTGTCGAATCTATGTGCCGGAAACCGATGATTACTTATATGAATATGAGCTTATGCCGCCGCTATCGCCAGCTGACTTTTTTGCCACTCAGCATTTGACGTTGCTGTTACGCGATAAAATCGGCAAATTTGCTGTGCTGTCCTTACGGGAACAATTCTGGAATCGAGAGCCAGAAGAATGGAGTCGCAGATCCATAGGCAAAGAGAATATCTCCGTGCCTTTTTATGATATTTTTCAACTTAATACACATGTCATTGATTATGAGCTGGAGCAGGCACTTGCAGAAGTAGCCACTGTGCGTCAGCCTGGTATGCGTGAATCTGGAGAACAAGCGATTGGATATAGTGATATTATTTTGCGTTTTCCAAGGGAATCCGTGAACCGGGCTCATGTAGAAAAACTGCGTTTTGACCATACTCAAATGGGTGTTATTAACTATGTAGCTCATAAGTACGAACTCAGTCCGCAGGATTTATGTCGTCTGCTGGATGAAGATGGCGTGTTCTCACCGGATGGCGAGGTTATTCTGGATGCACTGCAATATAAAGCGAGCCAGCATTTCAGGCAGGATATGAAACGACAAGAAAAGCGTGAAGTTGCTGCTGCTAAGGTTGTTTCCATCCGTTCCAGTGCCTCTGAAGAGAATGATGATTCTATAGCACCACCGGAGCAATCTGTAGAGATGGAGTATTATGTAGAAGTACCACCACAATTTTTGTCCAAATGTGACATCCACCAATATAATATGATGCTGCGGAACGAACCTTATACGCGGCTGCTTCAAACTTTTTTCCCAGGTGCAGTACCCAGTCATTTGATGGATATGTTCGAGAAAATAGATTTGAACTATAAGCTAAGCGGTGAAGTAATCAATGTACTTATTCATTACTTAATGACTATGGTAGCCTCAGGTGGAGAACAGCGAATGAACCGCAATTTTGTGGAGGCTATCGCTTCCAATATGCTGGTTAAACAGGTGAACACCTACGAAAAGGCTGTAAAATATATCAGGGATCAGTCCAAAGTGAAAGGCAAGGGAGCTACAACTAACACGGCGGCAGGATCTCGATCACGTTCATATGCTAAAAATACAGGTCGATCCGCTAAACCGGAAATTCCGATTGTGCTGGACGATGGAAGTGCCGGAACGGTATCGGAAGAGGAATTCGCGGCGATGATGAAGAAAGCGGCAGAAATTAAAGCCAACAAGAAAAAAGGCGTTTCCCAAGCGCCGTAA
- a CDS encoding YuiB family protein: MGFIPVFILTVLFFVMMFGIGFILNMLMKTTWFPAYLFVLIILPVVVYSIWDRSAMSLWEHLSSFHFVDYLTGVAGLAGAILSGWTIQKLRFGGYKMF; encoded by the coding sequence ATGGGGTTTATTCCAGTGTTTATCCTAACCGTTTTATTCTTTGTGATGATGTTTGGTATTGGATTTATTCTTAACATGTTAATGAAGACAACCTGGTTTCCCGCTTATCTATTCGTACTTATTATTCTACCCGTCGTAGTCTATTCCATTTGGGATAGAAGCGCGATGTCGCTCTGGGAGCATCTCTCCAGTTTCCACTTTGTTGATTACTTAACTGGTGTCGCTGGTCTTGCAGGTGCTATATTGAGTGGATGGACCATTCAAAAACTGCGCTTTGGCGGTTACAAGATGTTTTAA
- the hemQ gene encoding hydrogen peroxide-dependent heme synthase — MNEAAMTLEGWYALHDFRSLNWTAWTAADDEERAVALEELHAFMQEWSPVEEAKQGSSAVYSIVGQKADFVMMFLRESLEDLNQLETAFNKIAFAQYTTKAYSYVSIVELSNYLAGGSDGSDPMQNPHVIARLKPVLPQAKHICFYPMNKKRELADNWYMLDMDKRRELMASHGLIGRGYAGKVKQIITGSVGFDDWEWGVTLFAEDPLQFKKLVYEMRFDEVSARYGEFGPFYVGNLLTEDSFEEMLKL; from the coding sequence ATGAACGAAGCCGCTATGACACTGGAAGGCTGGTATGCATTGCATGACTTCCGCTCACTGAACTGGACCGCATGGACGGCAGCAGATGATGAAGAACGTGCCGTTGCTCTGGAAGAATTACATGCTTTTATGCAAGAATGGAGTCCTGTCGAAGAAGCCAAACAAGGCAGCTCCGCGGTATATTCCATCGTTGGCCAGAAGGCCGATTTCGTAATGATGTTCTTGCGCGAAAGCTTGGAAGATCTGAACCAGCTTGAGACGGCCTTTAACAAAATCGCTTTTGCTCAATATACAACTAAAGCCTATTCCTACGTAAGTATTGTTGAATTAAGCAATTACCTTGCGGGGGGCAGCGATGGTAGTGATCCTATGCAGAATCCGCATGTTATCGCACGTCTAAAACCTGTTTTGCCGCAAGCGAAGCATATTTGCTTCTACCCAATGAACAAGAAACGCGAGCTCGCCGATAACTGGTATATGCTTGATATGGATAAACGTCGGGAGCTGATGGCTTCTCACGGATTAATCGGACGTGGTTATGCGGGTAAGGTGAAACAAATTATTACCGGCTCCGTAGGTTTTGATGATTGGGAATGGGGCGTAACCCTGTTCGCTGAAGATCCGCTGCAATTCAAGAAGCTGGTTTACGAAATGCGCTTTGATGAAGTCAGTGCTCGCTACGGCGAATTCGGACCTTTCTATGTCGGCAACCTGCTGACTGAGGATTCTTTTGAAGAAATGCTTAAATTGTAA